One window of the Pyrus communis chromosome 17, drPyrComm1.1, whole genome shotgun sequence genome contains the following:
- the LOC137722030 gene encoding RING-H2 finger protein ATL51-like, with product MDDSGQHHGFKLSPEIIGLIGVAAGAIIVTTYQCLVNHICCSQMRVENNIQQEQTQNEHEQRLQGHHINQNLRSTTARSVNSPSYDQLIPVFKYTKECREGTCAVCLCEFTDGENIRVLPECVHLFHVGCIDMWLSSHSNCPLCRTDIIPRRAPQHVVPPPQDVATPLQNTLPSPQHVVILMPNFGAVHNMST from the coding sequence ATGGACGACAGCGGGCAGCACCATGGATTCAAACTCAGCCCTGAAATCATCGGCCTAATTGGCGTTGCAGCCGGAGCCATAATCGTCACGACGTACCAATGCCTTGTCAACCACATTTGTTGCAGCCAAATGCGCGTAGAAAACAACATACAACAAGAACAAACACAAAATGAACATGAACAGCGTCTTCAAGGGCATCACATCAACCAAAACCTCAGATCAACAACTGCACGCAGCGTTAACTCGCCCTCCTACGATCAGTTGATCCCAGTTTTCAAGTACACCAAGGAATGCAGAGAAGGAACCTGCGCcgtttgtttgtgtgaatttaCCGACGGTGAGAACATCCGTGTACTGCCGGAATGTGTGCACTTGTTTCATGTGGGGTGCATTGACATGTGGCTCAGCTCCCACTCTAACTGCCCTCTTTGTCGAACTGATATTATTCCTAGACGAGCACCGCAGCATGTTGTTCCTCCTCCGCAAGATGTTGCGACTCCTCTGCAGAATACTTTGCCTTCACCACAACATGTTGTGATATTGATGCCAAATTTCGGCGCGGTTCATAATATGAGTACTTGA
- the LOC137723513 gene encoding RING-H2 finger protein ATL33-like has protein sequence MDSAPPVLNKPPPPFLMDSAPTFLNKPPPPPPFLMDSAPTFLNKPPPPFPAPPRSVDFSALEFILGLIAIITIPALVYAFFFAIKFPPNPFRRRPHRTSTTAPGPTQTEPNTQNKTDVISELKYQKEAHVKEIGTECPVCLSLFADGEELRQLCVCKHSFHSLCINMWLKDHSNCPICRASVAVDRSNGDNRTAAAGVRGSDDLQQGLPDASAMV, from the coding sequence atggACAGCGCACCCCCCGTTTTAAACAAACCACCGCCACCTTTCCTCATGGACAGCGCACCCACCTTTCTAAACaaaccaccgccaccgccaccttTCCTCATGGACAGCGCACCCACCTTTCTAAACAAACCACCGCCACCTTTCCCAGCACCGCCTCGGAGCGTTGACTTCTCCGCCCTTGAATTTATCCTCGGCCTCATCGCGATCATCACCATCCCTGCTCTCGTCTACGCCTTCTTCTTCGCCATCAAGTTCCCTCCAAACCCTTTTCGCCGGCGACCCCACCGGACCTCCACCACCGCCCCCGGCCCCACCCAAACTGAACCCAACACCCAAAACAAAACCGACGTAATTTCGGAGCTCAAGTACCAGAAGGAAGCCCACGTTAAGGAAATCGGAACAGAGTGCCCTGTGTGCCTGTCTCTGTTTGCCGACGGCGAAGAGCTCCGGCAGCTCTGCGTCTGCAAACACTCTTTCCACTCTCTGTGCATAAACATGTGGCTTAAGGATCACTCCAACTGCCCCATTTGTCGAGCTTCAGTCGCCGTTGATCGGAGTAATGGTGATAATCGGACGGCGGCTGCTGGAGTAAGAGGCAGTGATGATCTGCAACAAGGTTTGCCTGATGCTTCTGCCATGGTTTGA